GCGATCATTGACTTGACCTTGCCAAGGACGATTCATCGCCCGAAGGATTTCTGGATGGGAATGTTGTAGCGGTAGATCCAGATAGGGAATAACGTTGGGGGTCTCACGCATCGCTGCGATCACTTCGGGGGTTAACCCTGTGGGATAGGCATAGTGGATGCGGATCCAAGGAACATCGACTTCACCCAATGCCCTGAGAAGCTCGGCCAGTTTGGGTTTGCCGTAAATGTCTTTGCCATAGTTGGTGGTGATCTGGGAAATCAAGATAATTTCCTGGACCCCTTCATTTGCCAACTGCTTGGCTTCGGCCACAATGGACTCGATGGGACGCGATCGCTGGTCACCCCGCAGATGGGGAATGATACAGAAGGCGCAGCGATAATCACAGCCTTCAGCAACCCGGAGGTATGCCACAGCCGAATTTGTTGTGCGGTAGCGGGGCAAGGTTTCATCGGCAATGTAGGAAATCTCCTTGGAAACTTCCTTCACAATCTCGCCTTTCTCTGCCCGTTGAATCACATCAACAATTTTGTGATAATCACCTGTACCCACCAGGGCCACTGCTTCTGGGAGTTCTTCGAGGAGCTGCTCCTGAAAGTGCTGGGCCATACAGCCAGAGATCACAATCTTTTTCTTGGCTTCAGCCAGTTCCACCAGGGTACGCACAGACTCAGCCCGGGCTTCTTCGATAAAACTGCAGGTATTGACCACCACGTAGTCAGCTAATTCTTCATTGGCATCTACTTGATAACCTGACGCTGCCAATAACCCAATCATATGTTCGGTATCAATGCGGTTTTTTTCGCAACCAAGATGGGAAAAGGCGATCGTCGGCTTTGTGGTCATGCAGTCTCTAATAAAGAACCAGGGTCAGGTCAAGGTTTTGTAAAAACTTCTTAACCTATTGTAATGGATTGGTGGCCAATGCTGAAAAGTTTTTTTGCTTGATTGTCAGCAAACCTTGTTACCGTTTGGAGAAAATCTTCAGGAATTTTCGACGATCGCCTCCAGTTTTTCGGCTAATTGGGCTAGTCCGTAGCGGTTAGCACGGTAACTGGTGGGGTGGGCAATGAGGCGCACCGTACTTTGAAAGAGCACCTCGACTTCCTCTAGGTTATTTTCTCGCAGGGTATTCCCAGTGGATACGAGGTCGACGATCGCCTCAGACATTCCCGTGATCGGGCCGAGTTCGACGGAGCCATGGAGGGGAATCACTTCAATAGGCAAATCCAATTCGCGAAAATAATCTTTAGCGCAATTGACAAACTTTGAAGCGACGCGGCAGTTGGGAGGCAGTTGGCGGGGATTTTTGTAGGGGCTGCTCTGGGGGACGGCAACGGAAAGGCGGCAGCCGCCAAATTTGAGATCGAGTAAATTCGCCACTTCAGGCTTTTTCTCCCGCAGGACATCATAGCCCGCAAATCCCAATTGAGCCTGACCATATTCCACGTAAACGGGGACATCGTGGGTGCGCACCAACATCGCCCGGGCTGTGCCGGTAGGATCGGTGATTTGTAGTTGGCGATTTTTTTTGTCGAGGAAGGCGCTAAAGTCGAGGCCCACCTGCTGGAGCAGGGCGATCGCCTCCGGGAGGAGTCCACCTTTAGGGATAGCAATGGTCAACATAGGGATTTTATGAATATGCGAAAAATATTTTGATAGTCTGAATTTTTTGAAGCAAAACCTTAGAGGGTCTCTGTCGTTACGCTACCCCTTTCATCGAGCCAGGCTAACTGGGCAATGTTATTGCGGCGGGCATAGGCATAAATTTCTTCAGGCGATCGCCCCCCCAATTCCACTTCTACCCTGGTTGCAGAAGAAGCTTGACGCAGGGTCTGGGCGTGGGCGAAAACAAACTCTTGGGCCTCTGGCGCTCTGGCGACCACCAGCCAATCACTGCCTTTGAGGGCTCGGGGTAGTTTGGGTGTTTGGAGCAAGCAGCTATAGAGTTCCTCCAAGTTCAGGCAAAAACCGATACCTGCATGGTCTTCGTGATTGGGATGATAAAGGCCCAGCAACTGATCATAGCGTCCCCCCTGGCCTAACACATGGGACTGTTGATTGGAGAAACTGACTGCTTCAAACACAATTCCTGTGTAGTAGTCGAAGGTTTGGATCAAGGTCAAATCCAGAACGATGGGCAGGGCATTGTCGGTGCCGCTGGCCACGAGACGGAATAAATCCTTAAGATTGGCTACGATCGCCTGGGCCTCTGGGGTCAATTCAAACTGACTCACTTTGGCGAGCACTGCTTCCGGTTTGCCCCGCAGATCAAAGAGTTTTAACGCATAGGCTTTCAGCTCGTCCCCTAAGGGCAACTCCTGCAAGCCCACCCGGTCTAAATGGGCAATGCAATGGCGCACCTTTTC
The nucleotide sequence above comes from [Synechococcus] sp. NIES-970. Encoded proteins:
- a CDS encoding tRNA modifying enzyme MiaB-like protein — translated: MTTKPTIAFSHLGCEKNRIDTEHMIGLLAASGYQVDANEELADYVVVNTCSFIEEARAESVRTLVELAEAKKKIVISGCMAQHFQEQLLEELPEAVALVGTGDYHKIVDVIQRAEKGEIVKEVSKEISYIADETLPRYRTTNSAVAYLRVAEGCDYRCAFCIIPHLRGDQRSRPIESIVAEAKQLANEGVQEIILISQITTNYGKDIYGKPKLAELLRALGEVDVPWIRIHYAYPTGLTPEVIAAMRETPNVIPYLDLPLQHSHPEILRAMNRPWQGQVNDRIIADLKKALPDAVLRTTFIVGFPGETEEHFQHLVDFVKRHEFDHVGVFSFSPEEGTAAIELPNQLPQSVKDSRRDALMEVQQPIAARRNELCVGQTVDVLIEQENPMTGELIGRSPRFAPDVDGLVYVTGEASLGAIVPVHITAADNYDLYGTVVEA
- the hisG gene encoding ATP phosphoribosyltransferase; this translates as MLTIAIPKGGLLPEAIALLQQVGLDFSAFLDKKNRQLQITDPTGTARAMLVRTHDVPVYVEYGQAQLGFAGYDVLREKKPEVANLLDLKFGGCRLSVAVPQSSPYKNPRQLPPNCRVASKFVNCAKDYFRELDLPIEVIPLHGSVELGPITGMSEAIVDLVSTGNTLRENNLEEVEVLFQSTVRLIAHPTSYRANRYGLAQLAEKLEAIVENS
- the hisZ gene encoding ATP phosphoribosyltransferase regulatory subunit translates to MIHQPPAGARDLLPLEVAQKAWINDNLQKVFQRWGYQRIVTSTLEWLDTLTAGGAIDRTKVIQLQTAESQPLGLRPELTASIARAAVTRMAENTFPQRLCYRANVFRHPPSGSHGQQMEFYQAGVELLFASGVVADAEIILLLAESLKAVGLEDWQLILGEAALGRSLLDPFPETLREKVRHCIAHLDRVGLQELPLGDELKAYALKLFDLRGKPEAVLAKVSQFELTPEAQAIVANLKDLFRLVASGTDNALPIVLDLTLIQTFDYYTGIVFEAVSFSNQQSHVLGQGGRYDQLLGLYHPNHEDHAGIGFCLNLEELYSCLLQTPKLPRALKGSDWLVVARAPEAQEFVFAHAQTLRQASSATRVEVELGGRSPEEIYAYARRNNIAQLAWLDERGSVTTETL